The Prosthecobacter dejongeii genome contains a region encoding:
- a CDS encoding DNA topoisomerase III produces the protein MPKALIIAEKPSVATDLARALGKAPGMTPFTKEKDYFENETHVISSAVGHLIELGMPEVNGKKIGWGWTHLPIMPQEFELKPIEDSADRFKLLSRLMKRKDVDQLINACDAGREGELIFRYIVEAAGIKKPVQRLWMQSMTQGAILEAFKKLRSDTEMRPLADAAKCRSESDWLVGINATRALTALNSRNGGFRLTPAGRVQTPTLTILAKRELEIQAFVPRTYFEVHGLFEVSAGKYEGRWFDETFKKDESDDHKKPERLWDLEKAQAIVQRCLGKPGKIEQVTRPTKQIAPLLYDLTSLQREASNRFGFSARRTLQIAQALYEKFKVLTYPRTDSRYLPEDYLGTVKETLGTFARQDTRKPGALPQDLGTHAATALDNNWVRPTKRVFDTTKVSDHFAIIPTGLIPPKELPEAEQKLFDMVARRFVAVFFPPAEFEVTTRITRVEQDAFKSEGKVLVESGWLAVYGKKAAEEAAAEGDSKSKLLVLAKDGDSAKTLDLEAAEMQTKPPARFNEATLLSTMEGAGKLVEDEELAEAMSERGLGTPATRAAIIEGLISDKYIERVERNIAVTTKGLTLIDQISQIGIEALSSPELTGQWEYKLRQMEQNKLDRGSFMRDIRHLTNQVVEKTKAYQKIAKERVYPDFDAKCGVCGQRGFEQKEEYVSCKNPECKVRVYKVIAGHELGEDLLRELLEKRFLPPMEGFRSRLGKEFTAGIEVKDDGKTAFVFPGGENDPDAPPPFDFVSASPIAVCPVCKPKKRDGKIYNTPDHYICNVAAKEPKLCNARLPKVLCKKEISEANAIKFFTEGKTDLIEGMISKRGRPFSSFLLCKAGEKRLLGWEFPPREAKPKAPAAPKKGRFAKKAAATEAEEAPEE, from the coding sequence ATGCCTAAGGCCCTCATCATCGCCGAAAAACCCAGTGTGGCCACCGACCTTGCCCGTGCTCTCGGGAAGGCCCCGGGCATGACGCCCTTCACCAAGGAGAAGGACTACTTTGAGAATGAAACCCACGTCATCTCCAGCGCTGTCGGTCACTTGATCGAGCTCGGCATGCCCGAGGTGAATGGCAAAAAGATCGGCTGGGGCTGGACACACCTGCCCATCATGCCGCAGGAATTTGAACTGAAACCCATCGAGGACAGCGCGGATCGTTTCAAACTGCTCAGCCGTTTGATGAAGCGCAAGGACGTGGACCAACTCATCAATGCCTGCGATGCTGGCCGTGAGGGGGAACTGATTTTCCGCTACATCGTCGAGGCAGCCGGGATCAAAAAACCCGTGCAGCGCCTGTGGATGCAATCCATGACGCAGGGGGCCATTTTAGAAGCCTTTAAAAAACTGCGCAGTGACACGGAGATGCGTCCGCTGGCCGATGCCGCCAAGTGCCGCAGTGAGTCTGACTGGCTCGTCGGCATCAATGCCACACGTGCCCTCACGGCCCTGAATTCCCGCAATGGCGGATTCCGCCTCACCCCAGCTGGGCGTGTGCAGACGCCGACCTTGACCATCCTGGCCAAGCGTGAACTCGAAATCCAGGCTTTCGTGCCGCGCACTTATTTTGAGGTTCACGGCCTCTTTGAAGTCAGCGCTGGTAAGTATGAGGGGCGCTGGTTTGATGAAACCTTCAAGAAGGACGAGAGCGACGACCACAAGAAGCCGGAGCGTCTCTGGGATCTGGAAAAGGCTCAGGCCATCGTTCAGCGCTGCCTGGGCAAACCGGGCAAGATTGAGCAGGTGACCCGCCCGACCAAGCAGATCGCCCCGCTGCTGTATGACCTCACCAGCCTCCAGCGCGAGGCCAGCAACCGCTTTGGTTTCTCCGCCCGCCGCACCCTGCAGATCGCCCAGGCGCTCTACGAAAAATTCAAGGTCCTGACCTATCCCCGTACTGATTCCCGTTACTTGCCCGAAGATTACCTGGGCACGGTGAAGGAAACCCTCGGCACCTTTGCCCGCCAGGATACCCGCAAACCAGGGGCCCTGCCGCAGGATCTAGGCACCCATGCCGCCACCGCTCTGGATAACAACTGGGTACGCCCGACCAAACGTGTCTTCGACACCACGAAAGTCAGCGACCACTTTGCCATCATCCCCACGGGCCTCATTCCGCCCAAGGAACTGCCCGAGGCGGAGCAAAAGCTCTTCGACATGGTGGCACGCCGTTTTGTAGCCGTGTTTTTCCCACCGGCTGAGTTTGAAGTGACCACCCGCATCACCCGCGTGGAGCAAGACGCTTTCAAGAGCGAGGGTAAGGTCCTCGTAGAATCAGGCTGGCTGGCTGTTTATGGCAAAAAGGCCGCCGAAGAAGCGGCTGCGGAAGGCGATAGCAAGTCCAAACTCCTGGTGCTGGCCAAAGATGGCGACAGTGCTAAAACCCTAGACCTGGAAGCTGCTGAAATGCAGACCAAACCCCCAGCCCGTTTCAATGAGGCGACCCTACTTTCCACCATGGAAGGCGCGGGCAAGCTGGTGGAGGATGAAGAACTGGCCGAGGCCATGAGCGAACGCGGCCTGGGCACCCCAGCCACCCGCGCGGCCATCATCGAAGGTCTCATCTCCGACAAATACATCGAGCGTGTGGAACGGAACATCGCCGTGACCACGAAAGGGCTGACGCTGATTGACCAGATCAGCCAGATCGGCATTGAGGCCCTCAGCAGCCCCGAACTCACCGGCCAGTGGGAATACAAGCTGCGCCAGATGGAGCAGAACAAACTGGACCGTGGCAGCTTCATGCGGGACATCCGCCACCTCACCAATCAGGTGGTGGAAAAGACCAAGGCGTACCAAAAAATCGCCAAGGAACGGGTGTATCCAGACTTTGACGCCAAATGCGGTGTTTGTGGCCAGCGTGGCTTTGAGCAGAAAGAGGAGTATGTGTCCTGCAAAAACCCGGAATGTAAGGTGCGGGTGTACAAAGTCATCGCCGGCCATGAGCTGGGTGAAGACCTGCTGCGCGAGCTCCTGGAAAAACGTTTCCTGCCGCCTATGGAAGGCTTCCGCAGCCGTCTGGGTAAAGAATTTACCGCTGGTATCGAGGTCAAAGACGATGGCAAAACCGCCTTTGTTTTCCCAGGTGGAGAAAACGATCCGGACGCGCCACCTCCGTTCGACTTTGTCAGCGCCTCCCCCATCGCCGTCTGCCCCGTCTGCAAGCCCAAGAAGCGCGATGGCAAGATTTACAACACCCCAGACCATTACATCTGCAATGTGGCCGCCAAAGAGCCCAAGCTCTGCAATGCCCGCCTGCCGAAAGTGCTCTGCAAAAAGGAAATCAGCGAAGCCAACGCGATCAAGTTCTTCACGGAAGGGAAAACCGACCTCATTGAGGGCATGATCTCCAAACGTGGACGCCCCTTTAGCTCCTTCCTGCTTTGCAAAGCTGGGGAGAAGCGCCTGCTCGGCTGGGAATTCCCACCTCGTGAAGCAAAGCCCAAGGCTCCCGCAGCCCCTAAAAAGGGTCGTTTTGCGAAGAAAGCGGCAGCTACAGAGGCCGAAGAAGCCCCTGAAGAGTAG
- a CDS encoding fatty acid desaturase yields the protein MTKPAFQLTTGGILFFGIHALAITAFFVKPDLTAILLCLGLFLIRKFGITGGYHRYFSHRSYKTSRWFQFVLAWLGGMSAQKGALWWAAHHRHHHQHSDQEDDIHSVKQQGFYWAHVGWILAPDYNDYDAKRVKDLTKFRELVFIDKFHFIPPVTLAIATYVFGLLMTGTAMGGLMYFLWGFCLSTVILYHTTFAINSFCHLLGSRRYETGESSRNSFILAILTLGEGWHNNHHYYPHCARQGFFWWEIDPTYYVIKFLKFVRIVHEIKEPNARVLEGKEATAALG from the coding sequence GTGACTAAACCTGCCTTTCAACTTACCACCGGTGGCATCCTGTTTTTTGGGATCCACGCTCTTGCCATCACAGCATTTTTTGTGAAACCGGATCTGACGGCTATCCTGCTCTGTCTGGGATTGTTTCTGATCCGTAAATTTGGAATTACTGGTGGCTACCACCGCTACTTCTCCCATCGTTCTTATAAAACCTCTCGCTGGTTCCAGTTTGTCCTGGCTTGGCTGGGAGGCATGTCTGCCCAAAAAGGTGCTCTCTGGTGGGCTGCGCATCACCGCCACCATCACCAGCATTCCGACCAGGAAGACGACATTCACTCTGTCAAACAGCAGGGTTTTTACTGGGCCCACGTCGGCTGGATCTTGGCCCCAGATTACAATGACTATGATGCTAAGCGCGTAAAGGACCTGACCAAGTTCCGCGAACTCGTCTTCATTGATAAGTTTCATTTCATCCCACCGGTCACTTTGGCCATCGCCACGTATGTCTTCGGACTGCTGATGACGGGCACAGCCATGGGTGGTCTGATGTATTTCCTCTGGGGATTCTGCCTCAGCACCGTGATTCTCTATCACACCACCTTCGCCATCAATTCCTTCTGCCATCTGCTGGGCAGCCGCCGTTATGAGACGGGTGAATCCAGCCGCAACTCCTTCATCCTGGCCATCCTGACTCTGGGTGAAGGCTGGCATAACAACCACCACTACTACCCTCACTGCGCACGCCAGGGGTTCTTCTGGTGGGAAATTGACCCGACCTACTACGTCATCAAGTTCTTGAAATTCGTGCGGATCGTGCACGAGATCAAGGAGCCAAATGCCCGTGTGTTGGAAGGCAAAGAAGCCACTGCCGCGCTCGGCTGA
- a CDS encoding vWA domain-containing protein has translation MPSFTYPLALWALLGIPVVLAIHFLQRRSRRVTVTTLFLLQQLQRESEKGNRIEKLRFSVPLWLQLLMVLLLTWMLAGPQWLRNDAVHRIALVLDSSASMQAFRPAAEKAVSETLATLVPAGARAELTLLSTDVTAPSLYYGNSASELVATLSQWQPRLGTHEFTPALRSARSLTGPQGAVLLITDHPLPTAPAFGAKVLSIGQETANVGWAGVTLETPESGPTLWRALVRNYSTSPQTGDWWAETEGQASTPISLTLAPGETRTLSAPFLEGAPSLTLHLTKDAFTLDDHLPLVHSRPKLLSLHLPVAKEEATRELVDLFGRFADTVIQKQASQADVQVIMWPPSLALEATQHACLFSTPSKVANPPALRGMIVAEVHPLTEGLNWQSLLAREGMVMPRDSRDRVLLWQGERPLISLRETPAGARQLFCHFDLANSNARKLPAMAVLLHRFLEMIRQEKIAPETTNYDLRQRLTVAHQRGEMAAPLILKTSNGLTESVAPHQAHLLRAPAMPCHFTLTQGESPLLNAAAHFADTREADLSAAKPYDERAQLEMEQVATLQESDPRWRLWTLVLLAALLGSWWWGREKVAVSPAFKPHLNQV, from the coding sequence ATGCCCTCGTTTACCTATCCCCTTGCTCTCTGGGCCTTGCTCGGGATCCCGGTGGTGCTGGCGATTCATTTTCTGCAAAGGCGCAGTCGTCGTGTCACGGTGACCACCCTCTTTCTCCTTCAGCAACTCCAGCGCGAATCTGAAAAGGGCAATCGCATCGAAAAACTGCGCTTTTCCGTTCCTCTCTGGCTGCAACTGCTGATGGTGCTGCTGCTCACCTGGATGCTGGCAGGACCTCAGTGGTTACGAAACGATGCCGTCCACCGCATCGCCCTGGTTCTGGATAGCTCCGCCTCCATGCAGGCCTTTCGCCCAGCGGCTGAAAAAGCGGTGAGTGAAACTCTAGCCACTCTAGTGCCAGCGGGAGCCCGTGCCGAGCTGACCCTGCTGAGCACGGATGTCACCGCCCCCAGTCTTTATTATGGCAACTCGGCCTCCGAACTGGTGGCCACCTTATCCCAATGGCAGCCCCGGCTAGGCACGCATGAGTTTACTCCCGCACTGCGCAGCGCGCGCAGTCTCACGGGGCCGCAAGGGGCGGTGCTACTGATCACGGATCACCCCCTTCCCACCGCACCCGCCTTTGGCGCCAAGGTGCTATCCATCGGCCAAGAAACCGCCAACGTCGGCTGGGCGGGCGTGACCCTGGAGACCCCCGAAAGCGGGCCCACTCTGTGGCGGGCGCTGGTGCGTAACTACAGCACCAGCCCACAAACGGGCGACTGGTGGGCCGAAACGGAAGGCCAGGCCTCCACCCCCATCTCCCTGACTCTCGCCCCTGGGGAAACACGCACGCTCAGCGCCCCCTTTCTAGAAGGCGCTCCCAGCCTGACACTGCACCTAACCAAAGATGCTTTCACCCTGGATGACCACCTGCCGCTGGTGCACTCACGGCCTAAGCTGCTGTCCCTGCATCTTCCCGTGGCCAAAGAGGAGGCCACGCGTGAGCTGGTGGACTTGTTTGGCCGCTTTGCCGATACGGTGATCCAAAAACAAGCCTCTCAAGCGGATGTGCAAGTCATCATGTGGCCACCGAGTCTCGCGCTGGAAGCCACCCAGCACGCCTGCCTTTTTTCCACGCCATCTAAGGTGGCCAATCCCCCAGCCCTACGGGGCATGATCGTGGCTGAGGTGCATCCGCTCACAGAGGGGCTGAACTGGCAATCCCTGCTAGCGCGTGAAGGCATGGTGATGCCGCGAGATTCGCGAGATCGCGTCCTGCTTTGGCAAGGGGAACGGCCGCTCATCAGCCTGCGTGAAACACCCGCAGGAGCACGGCAGCTCTTTTGTCATTTTGACCTCGCCAACAGCAATGCGCGGAAACTGCCTGCCATGGCCGTTTTACTGCACCGCTTTCTGGAGATGATCCGGCAGGAGAAGATCGCCCCAGAAACGACCAACTATGATCTGCGGCAGCGCCTCACGGTGGCGCACCAGCGAGGGGAAATGGCCGCGCCACTCATTCTCAAAACTTCGAATGGCCTAACGGAAAGTGTGGCCCCTCATCAAGCCCATCTGCTCCGGGCTCCTGCGATGCCGTGCCACTTTACCCTCACGCAAGGCGAAAGCCCTCTGCTCAATGCCGCAGCCCACTTTGCCGATACTCGCGAGGCTGACCTCAGCGCGGCCAAACCCTACGATGAGCGCGCTCAACTGGAGATGGAGCAAGTCGCCACCCTTCAGGAAAGTGATCCCCGCTGGCGCTTGTGGACCCTTGTTTTGCTAGCCGCCCTGCTCGGCAGTTGGTGGTGGGGGCGGGAAAAAGTCGCTGTTTCACCTGCATTCAAACCACATCTGAACCAAGTCTGA
- a CDS encoding vWA domain-containing protein: MILRHPEWLALMPVILLLGWWLPRLGLWQPLRLFLLGLISLTLAQPQWRMLADGVDLWVLLDSSSSAEKPMAKGLPEWEKLLEQSRGPSDRLHYLNYAEEVMRRGAEGAELYDRQRQATRTALALTQSLAHVQKESQGRPARLLLFSDGYSTEPLTGIAEKLKAQGIELDYHLARDPEPTDYRISALRLPAKAQLGEPYLIEIEVRGTRDGQVPIKILRQGRELKSTNVEVRLGTGLVRFTDRLGYAGVAHYEAAIQPTVDAHPGNNRHEAMIEIAGGPRVLLLTSYTDDPVAATLSRQGFTVELVTSLREVRTGQLAGAKCVILNNVPAFELPADFLAGLDFYVREQGGSLLMAGGQKSFAAGGYFESAIDPLLPVSMELKQEHRKLMVAMGIVMDRSGSMSMTVKNGFTKMSLADEGAANAIRFLGPQDLLTVFAVDSEAHTMVPLQPVGPNREKMESAVRRIESTGGGIFVYTGLKAAWDQLKKAAVGQRHIILFSDAADSEEPGDYKNLIDEIVANGGTISVIALGTRADTDAAFLEDIATRGKGRLFFTDKAEELPSIFSQETVAVARSAFIRDPVKTSATPGWFEITSQPLDWLGQADGYNLSYLRDWASQALITQDEYAAPLVSFGQRGIGRTAAVSFPLGGEFSTQIRAWPKYGDFLQTLTRWLMGEALPPGIGLKHRLEGTMLTLDLLHDETWAPRLMAQAPRIMLAHGARADSTHEVAWERLSPGHYQAQVDLPEGEMVRGAVQVGSQALAFGPAIVGSSTEWAFDERRTEELKQVSLASGGRELLELGQAWRTPRTERFVDLRNSLLVLILLLMLVEALITRTGWHLPEWAFAGWAKTVRMPQRKPKVKPAPRVAKPVPTVAPVSPPPNPPPSIPEDKEGQRQSRFDRAKRR; encoded by the coding sequence ATGATCCTGAGACACCCAGAATGGCTCGCCTTGATGCCCGTGATCTTACTGCTCGGGTGGTGGCTGCCCCGGCTAGGCCTGTGGCAGCCTTTGAGACTCTTTTTGTTAGGCCTCATCTCCCTCACGCTTGCCCAGCCGCAATGGCGCATGCTTGCGGATGGGGTGGACCTGTGGGTGCTGCTGGACAGTTCTTCCTCAGCCGAAAAACCCATGGCCAAAGGGCTACCGGAATGGGAAAAGCTGCTGGAGCAAAGCCGTGGCCCCAGTGACCGGCTGCACTACCTGAACTATGCGGAAGAGGTGATGCGGCGCGGCGCAGAAGGGGCAGAGCTGTACGACCGCCAACGCCAGGCCACGCGCACGGCCCTGGCCCTCACACAGTCCCTGGCTCATGTGCAAAAGGAAAGTCAGGGGAGGCCTGCCAGGCTGCTGCTTTTTAGCGATGGTTATTCGACGGAACCGCTGACGGGCATTGCTGAAAAGCTCAAGGCTCAAGGCATCGAACTGGACTATCATCTGGCCCGTGATCCTGAGCCCACGGACTACCGCATCTCTGCCCTGCGGCTGCCCGCCAAGGCCCAGTTGGGCGAGCCCTACCTCATCGAAATCGAAGTCCGTGGCACTCGCGATGGGCAGGTGCCGATCAAAATCTTACGCCAGGGCCGCGAGCTCAAATCCACAAATGTGGAAGTGCGCCTGGGCACAGGTTTGGTGCGGTTTACGGATCGCCTCGGTTACGCTGGGGTAGCCCATTATGAGGCCGCCATTCAGCCCACCGTGGATGCACATCCGGGCAACAATCGCCATGAGGCCATGATCGAAATTGCCGGAGGTCCGCGCGTGCTACTGCTCACTTCCTACACGGATGATCCTGTGGCGGCCACGCTGAGTCGCCAGGGTTTCACGGTGGAGTTGGTCACCTCTCTACGCGAGGTCAGAACCGGGCAGCTCGCGGGAGCGAAATGCGTGATCCTCAACAATGTCCCGGCCTTTGAACTCCCGGCAGATTTCCTCGCCGGACTGGATTTTTATGTGCGCGAACAAGGCGGCAGTCTGCTGATGGCCGGTGGGCAAAAGAGCTTTGCTGCAGGAGGTTACTTTGAGTCGGCCATTGATCCCCTGCTGCCTGTTTCCATGGAGCTGAAACAGGAGCACCGGAAACTCATGGTGGCCATGGGCATCGTCATGGATCGCAGCGGCTCCATGAGCATGACGGTGAAGAATGGTTTCACCAAAATGTCTCTGGCCGATGAAGGGGCCGCCAATGCCATCCGCTTCCTGGGGCCGCAGGATCTCCTGACGGTCTTCGCGGTGGACAGTGAGGCGCATACCATGGTACCGCTGCAGCCCGTGGGCCCCAATCGAGAAAAAATGGAAAGCGCTGTGCGCCGCATTGAGAGCACTGGAGGTGGCATCTTCGTGTACACAGGACTGAAGGCGGCCTGGGATCAGCTCAAGAAAGCCGCTGTGGGACAGCGCCACATCATTCTTTTTTCTGATGCTGCGGATTCGGAAGAACCAGGAGATTACAAGAACCTCATTGATGAAATCGTGGCCAATGGCGGCACCATCAGCGTCATCGCCCTGGGCACCCGTGCCGACACCGACGCGGCGTTTTTAGAAGACATCGCCACACGCGGGAAAGGACGCCTCTTTTTCACCGACAAGGCCGAGGAACTGCCCAGCATTTTCAGTCAAGAAACCGTGGCTGTGGCCCGCAGTGCCTTCATTCGCGATCCGGTCAAAACCTCCGCCACCCCGGGTTGGTTTGAAATCACCAGCCAACCGCTCGATTGGTTAGGCCAAGCCGATGGCTACAACCTGAGCTACCTGCGCGATTGGGCCAGCCAGGCTCTCATCACGCAGGATGAATACGCGGCCCCACTCGTCTCCTTTGGCCAGCGTGGCATCGGGCGCACTGCGGCGGTCAGTTTTCCCCTGGGCGGTGAGTTTTCCACGCAGATCCGTGCCTGGCCCAAGTATGGGGACTTTCTCCAAACGCTGACCCGCTGGCTCATGGGCGAGGCATTGCCACCGGGCATCGGCTTGAAGCATCGTCTGGAAGGCACCATGCTGACGCTGGACCTCCTGCATGATGAGACCTGGGCACCGCGTCTCATGGCCCAGGCTCCGCGCATCATGCTGGCCCACGGTGCCCGCGCAGATTCCACCCACGAAGTGGCTTGGGAAAGGCTCTCCCCAGGTCATTACCAAGCCCAGGTGGACTTGCCAGAAGGCGAGATGGTACGCGGCGCGGTGCAGGTAGGCAGCCAAGCGCTGGCCTTCGGTCCCGCCATCGTCGGCAGCAGCACGGAGTGGGCCTTCGATGAACGGCGCACGGAGGAACTGAAACAAGTCTCTCTGGCCAGTGGTGGGCGGGAGTTACTGGAGCTGGGCCAAGCCTGGCGCACCCCGCGTACGGAACGTTTTGTGGACCTTCGAAATAGCCTACTGGTCCTCATCTTGCTCCTCATGCTGGTGGAGGCGCTCATCACCCGCACGGGCTGGCATCTGCCGGAATGGGCCTTTGCAGGCTGGGCGAAAACCGTGCGAATGCCCCAGCGCAAGCCCAAGGTGAAACCCGCGCCACGAGTGGCTAAACCTGTCCCCACCGTGGCCCCCGTTTCACCGCCCCCTAACCCGCCACCCTCCATTCCTGAAGACAAGGAAGGACAACGCCAGAGCCGATTTGACCGAGCGAAGCGACGCTAG
- a CDS encoding SDR family oxidoreductase gives MSHSIDLQGKVTLITGASQGIGAQMARTFHQAGATVILNHPGLGNTAADAQKIADELNALRAGSAATVGANVADPQAVQAMMEHIKETQDRLDFLINNAAIIRDRTIAKMSLEEWEAVMDVNLSGVFHCCKYALEIMRDHGAIVSLGSIAAIQGFYGQANYAAAKAGVQAMMRVLSREAARRNIRANAIAPGVVDTAMAATIPENVRTEMLKNVPLGRFGTPTEIAQVALFLCSPLASYVTGQTLEVNGGWRG, from the coding sequence ATGAGTCATAGCATCGATCTTCAAGGCAAAGTCACCCTCATCACGGGGGCCTCTCAGGGCATCGGAGCCCAGATGGCCCGCACCTTTCATCAAGCCGGAGCCACGGTGATCCTGAATCACCCCGGGCTGGGCAACACGGCAGCCGATGCACAAAAGATCGCCGACGAACTCAATGCCCTGCGCGCGGGCAGTGCCGCTACGGTGGGAGCGAATGTGGCGGATCCACAGGCCGTGCAGGCGATGATGGAGCACATCAAGGAAACCCAAGATAGGCTGGATTTTCTCATCAACAATGCCGCCATTATCCGAGACCGTACCATTGCTAAAATGAGCCTGGAGGAATGGGAGGCCGTGATGGATGTGAACCTCTCAGGCGTGTTTCACTGCTGCAAATACGCGCTGGAAATCATGCGTGACCATGGGGCCATCGTCAGTCTGGGTAGCATCGCCGCCATTCAAGGGTTCTACGGACAGGCGAACTATGCAGCGGCTAAGGCAGGTGTGCAGGCGATGATGCGAGTGCTCAGCCGTGAAGCTGCCCGCCGCAACATCCGCGCGAATGCCATCGCCCCCGGCGTGGTGGATACGGCCATGGCGGCCACCATCCCTGAGAATGTGCGCACCGAGATGTTGAAGAACGTTCCGTTAGGCCGCTTTGGCACGCCCACGGAGATCGCCCAAGTGGCCCTCTTCCTGTGCTCGCCTCTGGCCTCCTACGTCACCGGTCAAACGCTGGAAGTGAACGGAGGCTGGCGCGGATGA
- a CDS encoding acyl CoA:acetate/3-ketoacid CoA transferase: MRAAASFVSAEEAVAAIPHGACVAVGGFVGAGHPEMLTAALERRFLQTGTPSDLTLYYCAGQGDRGERGLNHLAHRGLIQRVIGGHWNLAPKLGALALANEIEAYNFPQGVLSVLLREIAAKRPGLFTQVGLNTFIDPAQSGGRMNARTTEPLVERVELDGQIWLRYKPVPVSVGLIRATTADRRGNLSMEREGLVGEVLPIAQAAKNHGGIVIAQVERVVDYLPDPKSVRVPGILVDYIVTSEGVQHDQTFGEVFKADFVNSCQGHFDLPAMAFSERKIIGWRTLQEIQQGDIVNLGIGLPESVAMVAAETGRLQEFTLTVESGPTGGVPASGLSFGCSHFPEAIIDQPSQFDFYDGGGLDIAVLGAVEVDAEGSVNVASFAGRFAGVGGFVNIVQSARRLVFCLTLRAGNLEVHVDAGRLVIAQEGRHAKFVRHIQHVCFHGPTALARGQEVLYVTERAVFKLTRQGLQLIELAPGIDLSTQVLAQMDFAPVFETISPMPAGSFSTHP; this comes from the coding sequence ATGAGGGCAGCGGCAAGTTTCGTCAGTGCGGAGGAAGCCGTGGCTGCCATTCCCCATGGAGCTTGCGTTGCCGTGGGTGGTTTTGTCGGGGCTGGACATCCCGAGATGCTAACGGCGGCGCTGGAGCGGCGGTTTTTACAAACCGGCACGCCCTCGGACCTAACCTTGTACTACTGCGCTGGCCAAGGAGACCGTGGAGAGCGCGGGCTCAATCATCTCGCTCATCGGGGTTTGATTCAACGTGTCATCGGAGGCCACTGGAATCTCGCGCCCAAGCTTGGAGCGCTCGCATTGGCCAATGAAATCGAAGCCTACAATTTCCCTCAGGGCGTGCTGAGTGTGCTGCTGCGTGAGATCGCGGCCAAACGCCCTGGCCTCTTCACTCAGGTGGGGCTGAATACGTTCATTGACCCCGCTCAAAGTGGCGGCCGCATGAATGCCAGAACCACGGAGCCGCTGGTGGAGCGCGTGGAACTGGATGGCCAGATCTGGCTGCGCTACAAACCTGTGCCGGTCAGTGTGGGCCTCATCCGTGCCACCACGGCCGACAGACGTGGCAATCTAAGCATGGAACGCGAAGGCCTGGTAGGAGAGGTCCTGCCCATCGCCCAAGCGGCAAAAAATCATGGAGGCATCGTCATCGCCCAAGTCGAGCGAGTGGTGGACTACCTGCCCGATCCTAAGTCCGTGCGTGTTCCCGGCATCTTGGTGGACTACATCGTCACCAGTGAAGGTGTGCAGCATGATCAAACCTTTGGGGAGGTCTTCAAGGCTGACTTTGTCAATAGTTGCCAAGGCCACTTTGACCTGCCTGCGATGGCTTTTTCAGAGCGCAAGATCATCGGCTGGCGCACCCTGCAAGAGATCCAGCAGGGAGACATTGTGAACCTAGGCATCGGCCTACCCGAAAGTGTGGCCATGGTGGCCGCCGAGACGGGGCGGCTGCAAGAGTTCACCCTCACGGTGGAAAGTGGGCCGACAGGTGGTGTGCCCGCTTCCGGCCTCAGCTTTGGCTGCAGCCACTTTCCCGAAGCCATCATTGACCAGCCCTCCCAGTTTGATTTCTACGATGGTGGCGGTCTCGACATCGCCGTGCTGGGCGCGGTGGAAGTGGATGCGGAGGGCAGTGTGAATGTGGCCAGTTTTGCGGGCCGGTTTGCAGGCGTGGGCGGTTTTGTGAACATCGTCCAGAGTGCACGCCGGCTGGTATTTTGCCTGACGCTGCGGGCCGGAAATCTAGAGGTGCACGTGGATGCAGGCAGGCTGGTCATTGCCCAAGAAGGCCGCCATGCCAAATTCGTCCGCCACATCCAGCACGTGTGTTTCCACGGCCCCACCGCCCTGGCGCGCGGCCAGGAGGTCCTGTATGTGACAGAGCGCGCGGTGTTCAAACTCACGCGTCAGGGGTTGCAGCTCATCGAGCTGGCGCCCGGCATTGACCTCTCCACACAGGTGCTGGCGCAGATGGATTTCGCGCCTGTTTTTGAAACGATTTCACCCATGCCTGCGGGCAGCTTTTCTACCCACCCATGA